A section of the Bombus fervidus isolate BK054 chromosome 9, iyBomFerv1, whole genome shotgun sequence genome encodes:
- the LOC139990943 gene encoding uncharacterized protein isoform X4, giving the protein MSGSDGEDGQCNGTIESNVVAMDDVLVKKHTDDTLCDGCVTVKGDFTRQESERTINYTEDAVSSLVVADSIPVADSIPVADSVPIASVTLDESVVDEFIKGARASHSMELNAMQTRPESLVESPSTAVNIDNPFRGKEMCSCDVCKAKRELLREELHKAMKFQNLWAELRQHIRGSFNVALEASCFLGGLEFQQTPFSADDTHKIVLQLCKRNPHQLFMRLVSLAQEFVVEIKVRLLNLLQHLSVNNLPEIFLIGLLDDYDALITTAVKISEFVKLLKDHLGKFNYKFPLPWAAFIKKLYQIYIYDDPFIQNSLSPFIGQLKKVLPLKSSEYQRLFHRYLWFEKEMTVIRDLWAETESWMDKYNAEQACRMTHLRQVREVFTATRKLMEPRMLNKWTDVENELHEANGQLSTITSQEKVGVSEVDSRPLSPTPDLSLDSPNMPPSIEILQILLDDWSKVVKSLRQKLSDVTDTQPTADIYTNGQEDFFDYACATCHLVQSAMRSVRAHIEGTCLENNIEEEKSCECHMCIGPAISSSINKSDAENILLPLENPFPQLTNGFLEDTANFSATQVKKKIEDLEIKEIKSDGNEIRNENEDVDLRAPDPQLCSCVYQHVKEITERKVVLENPPCLCLLNSKRKIWDTCPCLTKSVPEPVASNDHPKPPSPSIVKANQEPNKPAVKTGSTQSAQTQTRHSTTQTPNTVHNHTTHQGTTHSHTHGSLPDLVKNTGPTHRSHSHSNHSSHACHKQANVEHIKRVSCNDLSSGDGDCSDSGSSQEDSCSTSSSAQRDSSRHCDCCYCEVFGHGVPSVAPVSRNYNEMRERLRQLLTKKKARKCKATCSPSKSPSESVVSDTSTETKAATNAAPRLNTPISTVPAIQVDQRDQRDLEELLEFIEGNQNGKKDNNKKAEKKARQKQRKLEEKLKRDRQEAEKLKLIELQKKTPEVTITVVDPQKPVPQRLLPQCNLPEVSILPTSPPVALPTVKQLSNKKKDKQEVCSNSSNTSSSSFSSSSSSTSSINSKTKTAPVNTNVKNKSISKAEKLMVSGQVNNKAAIKSDKTEVSNKNNKIQINNSNSTNVKNNAMGKSLTVDLDDKSLTKKERKKLKKKMKKMEEVKAKEETKKPVQTEAQPQIVTIKRVMESNSAEPTVTITLKGQTPAEDKVLFTLVNGQTKEVTGLKLENEQTQNVYGKKKKAKVNNNNNNNNTSNNNNNSLQQGNKQQQTNNSKQQTQNKICDSKNNMKQQSNNEKSKGKQVDEKKIQQQNITEIKTKSKKDKKNIENKENVLQQNVVNKNKNQSQNVSGKKQNKVNTPTQTPVSQKSQNFNISSDNKKTKIQSQERNGQISSNKSSKNTSTSITIKQMKGDNQKIQSKLINQTTIKQRQELHSASTERINSPLSSQFKDIGVNSKINIENLKLPPGITITKVDAPAKPLPIRSAPLPKPVNPPKQTTIIAAPMSGVQSSYASSQAGGNVIVVDTGKLKQDLLPKPAEKDVAKETQQSQSTSSKKKKKKNKNGLNSSNTSHQPTIQNNDPFVNDHADEPARILHNPSTNMVTIRNPAFGPMKVPPTQQAAIIKVSENGMVTIRSPALQQAINAGLTSPPKPDYIVKGDLSSKTSMENSSLKHTNGIIPSSLAELRSRLTPDCTTLSGLANIQISKVTNGQPIPENGINLKGTSVTLTKVRTEPCMEDVQCAKTAVREAINASIAASTSGKSKKKKKRDIGTRQCGDDWNLVGEKQQ; this is encoded by the exons ATGAGCGGCAGCGACGGCGAGGACGGTCAGTGCAACGGGACGATAGAAAGCAACGTAGTAGCGATGGATGACGTTCTTGTTAAGAAACACACTGACGACACTCTCTGCGATGGATGTGTTACCGTCAAAGGCGATTTCACGCGACAGGAAAGCGAACGGACTATTAATTACACGGAGGATGCTGTTAGCTCTCTCGTTGTTGCGGACTCGATTCCTGTCGCGGACTCGATCCCAGTCGCGGACTCGGTTCCTATCGCG AGCGTGACACTTGACGAAAGCGTAGTGGATGAGTTTATCAAGGGCGCGAGGGCTTCCCATAGCATGGAACTGAATGCGATGCAAACGAGGCCTGAGTCGCTCGTCGAAAGTCCAAGTACCGCTGTGAACATAGACAACCCTTTTAGGGGTAAGGAAATGTGTTCATGCGATGTATGTAAAGCAAAAAG GGAACTGCTTAGAGAGGAGTTACATAAAGCCATGAAGTTCCAGAATCTATGGGCAGAGTTACGTCAACATATAAGGGGTTCCTTTAATGTTGCCTTAGAAGCTTCTTGTTTCCTTGGAGGTTTAGAGTTTCAACAAACTCCATTTTCAGCGGATGATACGCACAAGATTGTTTTGCA ACTGTGTAAAAGGAATCCTCATCAATTATTTATGAGGCTAGTAAGCCTGGCACAGGAGTTTGTTGTAGAAATAAAAGTTCGATTATTAAATCTTTTACAACATCTTAGTGTAAATAATTTACcagaaatttttcttatag GCCTTTTAGATGATTATGATGCATTAATAACAACAGCAGTGAAGATTTCTGAATTTGTAAAACTTTTAAAGGATCATTTGGGCAAgttcaattataaatttcctttACCATGGGCTgcttttattaagaaattgtatcagatttatatatatgatgATCCTTTTATACAAAACAGTCTGTCACCTTTTATTGGCCAG TTAAAGAAAGTTTTGCCCTTAAAAAGCTCGGAATACCAGCGTCTTTTCCATCGGTATTTATGGTTTGAGAAAGAAATGACGGTAATTAGAGATCTATGGGCAGAAACTGAATCGTGGATGGACAAGTACAA TGCAGAACAAGCATGTCGAATGACCCATCTTAGGCAAGTAAGGGAAGTGTTCACAGCAACTAGGAAACTTATGGAACCGCGTATGTTAAATAAATGGACTGACGTTGAAAA TGAATTGCATGAAGCGAATGGTCAACTTTCGACGATTACTTCGCAAGAAAAAGTTGGCGTATCAGAGGTGGACAGCAGGCCTTTAAGTCCTACACCGGATTTAAGTTTGGATTCACCCAATATGCCTCCAAGTATCgagatattacaaattttattggaTGACTGGAGCAAGGTTGTAAAGTCTCTACGTCAGAAATTATCTGATGTAACAGACACACAACCGACCGCGGACATTTATACTAATGGACAGGAAGATTTCTTTGATTATGCTTGCGCAACTTGCCATTTAGTACAGTCTGCAATGAGATCAGTCAG GGCTCATATTGAAGGAACTTGTTTAGAGAATaatatagaagaagaaaaaagctgTGAATGTCATATGTGTATAGGACCTGCGATATCTTCTAgt ATTAATAAAAGTGatgcagaaaatatattattaccattaGAAAATCCCTTTCCACAACTTACGAATGGATTCCTAG aagATACGGCTAATTTTTCGGCAACGcaagtaaagaaaaaaatagaagatctGGAGATAAAGGAAATAAAGAGCGACGGCAATGaaataagaaacgaaaatgAAGATGTTGATTTAAGGGCGCCCGATCCACAACTTTGTTCATGTGTATATCAGCATGTGAAAGAAATAACAGAGAGAAAAGTGGTGCTAGAAAATCCACCTTGTTTGTGTTTACTAAACTCCAAACGGAAGATATGGGACACTTGTCCATGCCTAACAAAAT ctGTACCTGAACCAGTAGCATCGAATGATCATCCAAAGCCACCGTCGCCTTCTATCGTAAAGGCTAATCAGGAACCAAATAAACCTGCAGTAAAAACTGGTTCTACGCAGTCTGCTCAAACACAGACGAGGCATTCTACAACGCAGACACCGAACACCGTTCACAATCATACAACGCATCAgg GTACCACTCATTCACATACACATGGGTCCCTTCCAGACTTGGTAAAAAACACGGGTCCTACCCATAGATCTCATAGTCACAGCAATCATTCGTCGCACGCCTGTCACAAACAGGCTAATGTCGAGCACATTAAAAGAGTCTCTTGCAACGACT TAAGTTCCGGAGATGGGGATTGTTCGGATTCCGGAAGTAGTCAGGAAGACTCTTGTTCTACCAGCAGTTCCGCGCAAAGGGATTCCAGTAGACATTGCGACTGTTGTTATTGTGAAGTATTTGGTCATGGAGTT cCTTCGGTAGCACCAGTTAGtagaaattataatgaaatgaGAGAACGGTTGCGGCAATTactaacgaagaaaaaagctAGGAAGTGTAAAGCCACGTGTAGCCCTTCAAAAAGTCCCTCAGAATCGGTGGTATCTGATACAAGTACGGAAACGAAGGCAGCGACAAATGCAGCGCCGAGATTGAATACTCCAATTTCGACTGTTCCTGCGATACAGGTGGATCAACGAGATCAAAGAGATCTAGAAGAGTTGCTTGAGTTTATTGAGGGCAATCAGAATGGAaagaaagataataataaaaaggcCGAGAAAAAAGCTAGGCAGAAGCAACGTAAG CTGGAAGAAAAGCTTAAAAGAGATAGGCAAGAagcagaaaaattaaaactaataGAGTTACAAAAAAAGACACCGGAAGTAACTATCACCGTCGTAGACCCGCAAAAACCTGTTCCTCAAAGATTATTACCTCAGTGTAACCTACCCGAAGTATCTATTTTACCTACGTCACCCCCAGTAGCATTGCCGACTGTAAAGCaattaagtaataaaaagaaagacaaacAAGAAGTCTGTAGCAATAGTAGTAACACTAGTAGCAGTAGCTTTAGcagcagtagtagtagtacCAGTAGTATAAATAGCAAAACGAAGACTGCACCTGTGAATACCAATGTAAAGAACAAAAGTATTAGTAAAGCCGAGAAATTGATGGTCTCTGGCCAGGTGAACAATAAAGCTGCGATCAAAAGCGATAAAACTGAAGTtagcaataaaaataacaaaatacagATAAACAATAGCAATAGCACAAATGTGAAAAATAACGCAATGGGCAAATCACTGACTGTCGACTTGGATGATAAAAGCttgacgaagaaagaaaggaaaaaattgaaaaagaaaatgaaaaaaatggaGGAGGTGAAGGCAAAAGAGGAGACAAAGAAACCGGTTCAGACGGAGGCTCAACCGCAGATCGTGACAATTAAGAGAGTCATGGAGTCTAATAGCGCGGAACCGACAGTCACGATCACGTTGAAAGGTCAAACACCGGCTGAAGATAAAGTTCTATTCACTTTGGTGAATGGTCAGACGAAAGAAGTAACCGGCTTGAAACTGGAAAACGAACAAACTCAGAACGTCTacgggaagaaaaagaaagccaaagtaaataataacaacaataataataatactagtaataataacaataattcgtTGCAACAGGGGAATAAACAGCAGCAAACGAACAATTCGAAACAGCAGACgcagaataaaatttgtgacaGCAAGAACAATATGAAACAACAGTCGAACAATGAAAAGAGCAAAGGGAAACAAGTAGACGAGAAAAAGATTCAGCAGCAGAATATTactgaaataaaaacgaagtctaagaaagacaagaaaaatatagaaaacaaGGAGAATGTGCTGCAACAGAACGTCGTAAATAAGAATAAGAATCAATCACAGAACGTAAGTGGAAAGAAACAGAATAAAGTTAATACGCCAACTCAAACTCCAGTTTCGCAAAAGTCACAGAACTTCAATATCAGTAGCGATAACAAAAAGACGAAAATACAGTCGCAAGAGAGAAATGGGCAAATAAGTTCCAACAAAAGCAGTAAGAACACATCTACTAGTATTACTATTAAACAAATGAAAGGTGACAaccaaaaaattcaaagtaaattaataaatcagaCGACGATCAAACAACGACAGGAACTGCATTCGGCATCCACGGAAAGAATTAATTCGCCATTGAGCAGTCAGTTCAAAGATATTGGCGTAAATTCGAAGATTAACATAGAGAATTTAAAGCTGCCACCCGGTATTACGATAACTAAAGTTGACGCTCCTGCGAAACCCTTGCCAATCAGATCAGCTCCACTGCCTAAACCAGTAAATCCGCCTAAGCAAACTACGATAATCGCAGCACCGATGAGTGGCGTTCAATCAAGTTACGCTAGTTCTCAGGCGGGTGGTAATGTAATAGTAGTGGACACTGGAAAATTGAAGCAGGATCTATTACCTAAACCGGCAGAAAAAG ATGTGGCTAAAGAAACGCAACAAAGTCAGAGCACTAGcagcaagaagaagaaaaagaagaataaaaacgGATTAAATTCTAGCAACACGTCACATCAACCAACAATACAAAATAATGATCCTTTCGTGAACGATCATGCTGATGAGCCTGCCAGAATACTTCACAATCCAAGTACCAACATGGTAACCATAAGGAACCCGGCGTTTGGCCCGATGAAGGTGCCACCTACACAACAGGCGGCAATTATAAAAGTATCAGAGAATGGTATGGTCACCATTAGAAGTCCTGCGTTGCAACAGGCGATCAACGCAGGCCTTACATCCCCTCCAAAGCCAGATTACATCGTGAAAGGTGATCTGTCGTCGAAAACGTCGATGGAAAACTCAAGCTTGAAACACACTAATGGTATTATCCCGTCAAGTTTGGCGGAGCTGAGGAGCAGACTGACGCCAGACTGTACGACTCTAAGTGGTTTGGCTAATATACAAATCAGTAAAGTAACGAATGGTCAACCTATACCGGAGAACGGAATCAACCTAAAGGGGACTAGCGTGACGTTGACGAAAGTGAGGACGGAACCGTGCATGGAGGATGTGCAGTGCGCAAAAACGGCTGTTCGAGAAGCGATAAACGCCTCGATAGCGGCATCGACTAGCGGCAAGagcaagaaaaagaagaaacgcgaTATTGGCACAAGACAATGCGGAGATGACTGGAACCTCGTTGGTGAGAAACAACAATAA
- the LOC139990943 gene encoding uncharacterized protein isoform X3 — MSGSDGEDGQCNGTIESNVVAMDDVLVKKHTDDTLCDGCVTVKGDFTRQESERTINYTEDAVSSLVVADSIPVADSIPVADSVPIASVTLDESVVDEFIKGARASHSMELNAMQTRPESLVESPSTAVNIDNPFRGKEMCSCDVCKAKRELLREELHKAMKFQNLWAELRQHIRGSFNVALEASCFLGGLEFQQTPFSADDTHKIVLQLCKRNPHQLFMRLVSLAQEFVVEIKVRLLNLLQHLSVNNLPEIFLIGLLDDYDALITTAVKISEFVKLLKDHLGKFNYKFPLPWAAFIKKLYQIYIYDDPFIQNSLSPFIGQLKKVLPLKSSEYQRLFHRYLWFEKEMTVIRDLWAETESWMDKYNAEQACRMTHLRQVREVFTATRKLMEPRMLNKWTDVENELHEANGQLSTITSQEKVGVSEVDSRPLSPTPDLSLDSPNMPPSIEILQILLDDWSKVVKSLRQKLSDVTDTQPTADIYTNGQEDFFDYACATCHLVQSAMRSVRAHIEGTCLENNIEEEKSCECHMCIGPAISSSINKSDAENILLPLENPFPQLTNGFLEDTANFSATQVKKKIEDLEIKEIKSDGNEIRNENEDVDLRAPDPQLCSCVYQHVKEITERKVVLENPPCLCLLNSKRKIWDTCPCLTKSVPEPVASNDHPKPPSPSIVKANQEPNKPAVKTGSTQSAQTQTRHSTTQTPNTVHNHTTHQGTTHSHTHGSLPDLVKNTGPTHRSHSHSNHSSHACHKQANVEHIKRVSCNDLSSGDGDCSDSGSSQEDSCSTSSSAQRDSSRHCDCCYCEVFGHGVPSVAPVSRNYNEMRERLRQLLTKKKARKCKATCSPSKSPSESVVSDTSTETKAATNAAPRLNTPISTVPAIQVDQRDQRDLEELLEFIEGNQNGKKDNNKKAEKKARQKQRKLEEKLKRDRQEAEKLKLIELQKKTPEVTITVVDPQKPVPQRLLPQCNLPEVSILPTSPPVALPTVKQLSNKKKDKQEVCSNSSNTSSSSFSSSSSSTSSINSKTKTAPVNTNVKNKSISKAEKLMVSGQVNNKAAIKSDKTEVSNKNNKIQINNSNSTNVKNNAMGKSLTVDLDDKSLTKKERKKLKKKMKKMEEVKAKEETKKPVQTEAQPQIVTIKRVMESNSAEPTVTITLKGQTPAEDKVLFTLVNGQTKEVTGLKLENEQTQNVYGKKKKAKVNNNNNNNNTSNNNNNSLQQGNKQQQTNNSKQQTQNKICDSKNNMKQQSNNEKSKGKQVDEKKIQQQNITEIKTKSKKDKKNIENKENVLQQNVVNKNKNQSQNVSGKKQNKVNTPTQTPVSQKSQNFNISSDNKKTKIQSQERNGQISSNKSSKNTSTSITIKQMKGDNQKIQSKLINQTTIKQRQELHSASTERINSPLSSQFKDIGVNSKINIENLKLPPGITITKVDAPAKPLPIRSAPLPKPVNPPKQTTIIAAPMSGVQSSYASSQAGGNVIVVDTGKLKQDLLPKPAEKDVAKETQQSQSTSSKKKKKKNKNGLNSSNTSHQPTIQNNDPFVNDHADEPARILHNPSTNMVTIRNPAFGPMKVPPTQQAAIIKVSENGMVTIRSPALQQAINAGLTSPPKPDYIVKGDLSSKTSMENSSLKHTNGIIPSSLAELRSRLTPDCTTLSGLANIQISKVTNGQPIPENGINLKGTSVTLTKVRTEPCMEDVQCAKTAVREAINASIAASTSGKSKKKKKRDIGTRQCGDDWNLVVTYPPTMYKSRDTFRC, encoded by the exons ATGAGCGGCAGCGACGGCGAGGACGGTCAGTGCAACGGGACGATAGAAAGCAACGTAGTAGCGATGGATGACGTTCTTGTTAAGAAACACACTGACGACACTCTCTGCGATGGATGTGTTACCGTCAAAGGCGATTTCACGCGACAGGAAAGCGAACGGACTATTAATTACACGGAGGATGCTGTTAGCTCTCTCGTTGTTGCGGACTCGATTCCTGTCGCGGACTCGATCCCAGTCGCGGACTCGGTTCCTATCGCG AGCGTGACACTTGACGAAAGCGTAGTGGATGAGTTTATCAAGGGCGCGAGGGCTTCCCATAGCATGGAACTGAATGCGATGCAAACGAGGCCTGAGTCGCTCGTCGAAAGTCCAAGTACCGCTGTGAACATAGACAACCCTTTTAGGGGTAAGGAAATGTGTTCATGCGATGTATGTAAAGCAAAAAG GGAACTGCTTAGAGAGGAGTTACATAAAGCCATGAAGTTCCAGAATCTATGGGCAGAGTTACGTCAACATATAAGGGGTTCCTTTAATGTTGCCTTAGAAGCTTCTTGTTTCCTTGGAGGTTTAGAGTTTCAACAAACTCCATTTTCAGCGGATGATACGCACAAGATTGTTTTGCA ACTGTGTAAAAGGAATCCTCATCAATTATTTATGAGGCTAGTAAGCCTGGCACAGGAGTTTGTTGTAGAAATAAAAGTTCGATTATTAAATCTTTTACAACATCTTAGTGTAAATAATTTACcagaaatttttcttatag GCCTTTTAGATGATTATGATGCATTAATAACAACAGCAGTGAAGATTTCTGAATTTGTAAAACTTTTAAAGGATCATTTGGGCAAgttcaattataaatttcctttACCATGGGCTgcttttattaagaaattgtatcagatttatatatatgatgATCCTTTTATACAAAACAGTCTGTCACCTTTTATTGGCCAG TTAAAGAAAGTTTTGCCCTTAAAAAGCTCGGAATACCAGCGTCTTTTCCATCGGTATTTATGGTTTGAGAAAGAAATGACGGTAATTAGAGATCTATGGGCAGAAACTGAATCGTGGATGGACAAGTACAA TGCAGAACAAGCATGTCGAATGACCCATCTTAGGCAAGTAAGGGAAGTGTTCACAGCAACTAGGAAACTTATGGAACCGCGTATGTTAAATAAATGGACTGACGTTGAAAA TGAATTGCATGAAGCGAATGGTCAACTTTCGACGATTACTTCGCAAGAAAAAGTTGGCGTATCAGAGGTGGACAGCAGGCCTTTAAGTCCTACACCGGATTTAAGTTTGGATTCACCCAATATGCCTCCAAGTATCgagatattacaaattttattggaTGACTGGAGCAAGGTTGTAAAGTCTCTACGTCAGAAATTATCTGATGTAACAGACACACAACCGACCGCGGACATTTATACTAATGGACAGGAAGATTTCTTTGATTATGCTTGCGCAACTTGCCATTTAGTACAGTCTGCAATGAGATCAGTCAG GGCTCATATTGAAGGAACTTGTTTAGAGAATaatatagaagaagaaaaaagctgTGAATGTCATATGTGTATAGGACCTGCGATATCTTCTAgt ATTAATAAAAGTGatgcagaaaatatattattaccattaGAAAATCCCTTTCCACAACTTACGAATGGATTCCTAG aagATACGGCTAATTTTTCGGCAACGcaagtaaagaaaaaaatagaagatctGGAGATAAAGGAAATAAAGAGCGACGGCAATGaaataagaaacgaaaatgAAGATGTTGATTTAAGGGCGCCCGATCCACAACTTTGTTCATGTGTATATCAGCATGTGAAAGAAATAACAGAGAGAAAAGTGGTGCTAGAAAATCCACCTTGTTTGTGTTTACTAAACTCCAAACGGAAGATATGGGACACTTGTCCATGCCTAACAAAAT ctGTACCTGAACCAGTAGCATCGAATGATCATCCAAAGCCACCGTCGCCTTCTATCGTAAAGGCTAATCAGGAACCAAATAAACCTGCAGTAAAAACTGGTTCTACGCAGTCTGCTCAAACACAGACGAGGCATTCTACAACGCAGACACCGAACACCGTTCACAATCATACAACGCATCAgg GTACCACTCATTCACATACACATGGGTCCCTTCCAGACTTGGTAAAAAACACGGGTCCTACCCATAGATCTCATAGTCACAGCAATCATTCGTCGCACGCCTGTCACAAACAGGCTAATGTCGAGCACATTAAAAGAGTCTCTTGCAACGACT TAAGTTCCGGAGATGGGGATTGTTCGGATTCCGGAAGTAGTCAGGAAGACTCTTGTTCTACCAGCAGTTCCGCGCAAAGGGATTCCAGTAGACATTGCGACTGTTGTTATTGTGAAGTATTTGGTCATGGAGTT cCTTCGGTAGCACCAGTTAGtagaaattataatgaaatgaGAGAACGGTTGCGGCAATTactaacgaagaaaaaagctAGGAAGTGTAAAGCCACGTGTAGCCCTTCAAAAAGTCCCTCAGAATCGGTGGTATCTGATACAAGTACGGAAACGAAGGCAGCGACAAATGCAGCGCCGAGATTGAATACTCCAATTTCGACTGTTCCTGCGATACAGGTGGATCAACGAGATCAAAGAGATCTAGAAGAGTTGCTTGAGTTTATTGAGGGCAATCAGAATGGAaagaaagataataataaaaaggcCGAGAAAAAAGCTAGGCAGAAGCAACGTAAG CTGGAAGAAAAGCTTAAAAGAGATAGGCAAGAagcagaaaaattaaaactaataGAGTTACAAAAAAAGACACCGGAAGTAACTATCACCGTCGTAGACCCGCAAAAACCTGTTCCTCAAAGATTATTACCTCAGTGTAACCTACCCGAAGTATCTATTTTACCTACGTCACCCCCAGTAGCATTGCCGACTGTAAAGCaattaagtaataaaaagaaagacaaacAAGAAGTCTGTAGCAATAGTAGTAACACTAGTAGCAGTAGCTTTAGcagcagtagtagtagtacCAGTAGTATAAATAGCAAAACGAAGACTGCACCTGTGAATACCAATGTAAAGAACAAAAGTATTAGTAAAGCCGAGAAATTGATGGTCTCTGGCCAGGTGAACAATAAAGCTGCGATCAAAAGCGATAAAACTGAAGTtagcaataaaaataacaaaatacagATAAACAATAGCAATAGCACAAATGTGAAAAATAACGCAATGGGCAAATCACTGACTGTCGACTTGGATGATAAAAGCttgacgaagaaagaaaggaaaaaattgaaaaagaaaatgaaaaaaatggaGGAGGTGAAGGCAAAAGAGGAGACAAAGAAACCGGTTCAGACGGAGGCTCAACCGCAGATCGTGACAATTAAGAGAGTCATGGAGTCTAATAGCGCGGAACCGACAGTCACGATCACGTTGAAAGGTCAAACACCGGCTGAAGATAAAGTTCTATTCACTTTGGTGAATGGTCAGACGAAAGAAGTAACCGGCTTGAAACTGGAAAACGAACAAACTCAGAACGTCTacgggaagaaaaagaaagccaaagtaaataataacaacaataataataatactagtaataataacaataattcgtTGCAACAGGGGAATAAACAGCAGCAAACGAACAATTCGAAACAGCAGACgcagaataaaatttgtgacaGCAAGAACAATATGAAACAACAGTCGAACAATGAAAAGAGCAAAGGGAAACAAGTAGACGAGAAAAAGATTCAGCAGCAGAATATTactgaaataaaaacgaagtctaagaaagacaagaaaaatatagaaaacaaGGAGAATGTGCTGCAACAGAACGTCGTAAATAAGAATAAGAATCAATCACAGAACGTAAGTGGAAAGAAACAGAATAAAGTTAATACGCCAACTCAAACTCCAGTTTCGCAAAAGTCACAGAACTTCAATATCAGTAGCGATAACAAAAAGACGAAAATACAGTCGCAAGAGAGAAATGGGCAAATAAGTTCCAACAAAAGCAGTAAGAACACATCTACTAGTATTACTATTAAACAAATGAAAGGTGACAaccaaaaaattcaaagtaaattaataaatcagaCGACGATCAAACAACGACAGGAACTGCATTCGGCATCCACGGAAAGAATTAATTCGCCATTGAGCAGTCAGTTCAAAGATATTGGCGTAAATTCGAAGATTAACATAGAGAATTTAAAGCTGCCACCCGGTATTACGATAACTAAAGTTGACGCTCCTGCGAAACCCTTGCCAATCAGATCAGCTCCACTGCCTAAACCAGTAAATCCGCCTAAGCAAACTACGATAATCGCAGCACCGATGAGTGGCGTTCAATCAAGTTACGCTAGTTCTCAGGCGGGTGGTAATGTAATAGTAGTGGACACTGGAAAATTGAAGCAGGATCTATTACCTAAACCGGCAGAAAAAG ATGTGGCTAAAGAAACGCAACAAAGTCAGAGCACTAGcagcaagaagaagaaaaagaagaataaaaacgGATTAAATTCTAGCAACACGTCACATCAACCAACAATACAAAATAATGATCCTTTCGTGAACGATCATGCTGATGAGCCTGCCAGAATACTTCACAATCCAAGTACCAACATGGTAACCATAAGGAACCCGGCGTTTGGCCCGATGAAGGTGCCACCTACACAACAGGCGGCAATTATAAAAGTATCAGAGAATGGTATGGTCACCATTAGAAGTCCTGCGTTGCAACAGGCGATCAACGCAGGCCTTACATCCCCTCCAAAGCCAGATTACATCGTGAAAGGTGATCTGTCGTCGAAAACGTCGATGGAAAACTCAAGCTTGAAACACACTAATGGTATTATCCCGTCAAGTTTGGCGGAGCTGAGGAGCAGACTGACGCCAGACTGTACGACTCTAAGTGGTTTGGCTAATATACAAATCAGTAAAGTAACGAATGGTCAACCTATACCGGAGAACGGAATCAACCTAAAGGGGACTAGCGTGACGTTGACGAAAGTGAGGACGGAACCGTGCATGGAGGATGTGCAGTGCGCAAAAACGGCTGTTCGAGAAGCGATAAACGCCTCGATAGCGGCATCGACTAGCGGCAAGagcaagaaaaagaagaaacgcgaTATTGGCACAAGACAATGCGGAGATGACTGGAACCTCGTTG TTACGTATCCTCCAACGATGTATAAGTCGCGAGACACGTTTCGATGCTAA